AATAGAATTAGTAAAGAAACTAAAGCGAGTAAGATCGCAACTGCTCATACTGCGGACGATAATATTGAAACGGTTCTTTTGAATATCGTCCGCGGGACAGGATTAAAAGGGATTGCCGGTATTCCATTAAGACGCAATAAAATAATCAGGCCCATACTTTGCTTGAGTAAGGAAGAGATTTTAAAATATTTGGATGAAGTTGATGCAAAATTTCGAATTGACAATACAAATAAAGAAAATATTTTCAGGCGTAATATCATTAGGAACAAAGTCGTTTCAGTTTTAAAAGAAATTAATCCAAATCTTCCAGAAACTTTGTTACGATTTTCACATCTTATTCGTCAGTATGAAAAATATTTTGATTCTCATACAAAACAAATGCAAGGATTTATCACTGAATCGGGCGATTCAATCGTTCTTGATATTTCTAAACGGATAGACTATTTTGAAACAATAATGATGCACCTTCTGGTTCAGAGAATTGAGCAAAAATTTGATATTCAGCCAACTTTTAGCGAGCTGGAAAGAGTGATGCTTCTTAAAACTCAATCTAAAGGTACTACAATAGAAATGTCCGGTGGATTGAAAGCAGTTCGAGAAGAAAGGTCTATCGTTATCAAAAAATCTAATGGTCCTTCATTTGATGGAAAAACCTTACATATTGGTAAACGATTAAGTGGAACATATTTTTCGTTCGATACTAAACTGAGTGAGGAAAAACATCTTCTTAATCAAGACCGCTTTTCCGAAGTGATTGATTTTAGTAAAGTAAAACACGGACTTTTTCTTCGAAAATGGAAAATGGGTGATAAAATTCAGCCCTTAGGCATGAAAGGAATGAAAAAGGTAAGCGACCTGTTGACTAATAGCAAAATACTCCACTCGGTCAGAAAAAACATTTTGGTTTTATGCGATGGCAGTGAAATTATTTGGGTTTGCGGAGTGAGGCTTTCTGATAAATATAAAATTTCAAAATCCACAAGGAAATTTTTACATACAAAAATAAGGTACGAGTTTGAGTTACAATAGTGATAAAATCCATATTGATGGAGATGTGTTTGAAGTTCTTCTCAGTGAAGAAAAAATAGGCAGCAGAGTTGCCGAACTCGGTAAACAGTTGAGTAAAGACTATAAAGATAGTCTCCCGATATTCATCGGCGTCCTAAACGGATCGGTAATATTTTTTGCTGATTTAATTCGAAACATTTCTATCGATTGCGAAGTAGATTTTCTGAAACTTTCCAGTTACGGCGATGCCAAAATTTCAAGCGGAAAAGTTACCCTCTTGAAAGAATTGAACTGTCAAATTGAAAATAGAGACATTGTGATTGTTGAAGATATTGTGGATACTGGATTATCAATTGATTATATGAAGAAACTAATTGAGGATCATAATCCGCGTTCGATAAAAGTTGTTACATTGCTTCACAAGTCTGAAGCAACAAAATATAATGTTAAATTAGATTACATTGGTTTTATTATTCCAAATAAATTTGTGATCGGTTACGGACTCGACCATTCTCAGAAGTATCGTAACTTGAAATCAATATATGCTTTAATTAATGGTAAATAGGTTTTTATAGAATGAGTGAAGAACAAAAAAAACAAGACAATAAAAAAGAACAGAAAAATCTCTTTCAGAATAAAGGTAAGAAGCCGGAATTTAAAAAAGGAAATGAGAACTTTGACTGGTCAAAAATTCTAAGACTCGTTTTCGGATGGGGCGGAGTAATTGTTGCAGCGATCATAGTGATGCAAATGTTTCGCTCCAATGAAGTAAGCGAAGTTGAGATCAATTATCCAGAATATCTCAGACTTCTCAACGAAGATAAAATCGAAAGTGCAGTCATCTCAAAATCGGAGATCAACAATTACTACTTTCACGGTAAACTTAAAGAAGAAGAACTGCTGAAAGTCACTAAAGACCGGTCAGTTAAAAGTAAAAAGTTTATGGTGTTTATTCCTGAAGCTGGTTCAGTTGAGAATATTAATTTGTGGAAGGAAAAGAAAATAGATTTCACATTTGAAGAAAAAGATTCTTCATGGTGGACAGCCATTTTAACAATTCTTCCATGGATAATAATTTTTGGCGTGTGGATTTTAATTATGCGCCGCATGCAAGGAGGCGGCGGCGGATCTCGCGGGATTTTTAACTTCGGTAAAAGCCGTGCAAAGGTTTTTAATGAAAATATGCCGAAGGTTACTTTCAAAGATGTCGCTGGAGCGGATGAAGCAAAATACGAACTGCAGGAAATAATTGAATTTCTGAAGGAACCAAATAAATTTCAAGCGCTTGGCGGAAGAATACCGCGAGGCGTTTTGCTGCTTGGACCTCCTGGAACTGGAAAAACACTTCTTGCGCGCGCAGTTGCCGGTGAAGCTGGCGTTCCTTTCTTCTCGATCAGCGGTGCTGACTTTGTTGAAATGTTCGTAGGTGTCGGTGCAAGTCGTGTCAGAGATTTATTCGAACAAGGAAAGAAGAGTGCACCATGTTTAGTTTTCATCGATGAAATTGATGCAGTAGGTCGTCAGCGCGGTGCTGGTCTTGGCGGAGGCCATGATGAGCGCGAACAGACTTTAAACCAGTTATTGATCGAGATGGATGGATTTGAACAGAACAGTGGTGTAATAATTATCGCAGCTACGAATAGACCAGATATTTTAGATCCTGCTTTACTCAGACCTGGTCGATTCGATCGGCAAGTTGTCGTTGATCGACCTGATGTAAAGGGGAGAGAAGGCATTTTAAAAGTTCACACAAGAAAAATCCCTCTCGGACCGGATGTTGATGTTGCAGTTCTTGCAAAGGGAACTCCTGGATTGTCCGGTGCTGATCTTGCCAATCTGGTAAACGAAGCAGCACTGCTTGCCGCACGCAAAAGCAAAAAGCAAGTGGAGATGAACGATTTTGAAGAAGCAAAAGATAAAGTAATGATGGGAATGGAACGTAAGAGTCTCATCATTTCTGAAAAAGAAAAAGAAATGACAGCTTATCACGAGACTGGACACGTGCTTGTGGCAAAAATGATTCCGGAAGCCGATCCGGTTCACAAAGTTACTATCATTCCTCGCGGACGTGCACTTGGTGTAACTACTTATCTGCCAATTGATGAGAAACACACTTATTCGAAAGCGTATCTCGAAGCAATGATAACTTATGCACTTGGTGGCCGTGCGGCAGAACTTCTGATTTTTGATCAGCTTACAACAGGTGCAGGTAATGATATTGAACGTTCAACTCAGATTGCGAGAAAGATGGTTTGTGAATGGGGAATGAGTGAGAAATTAGGACCGCTTGCATATGGTTCGAGAGATGAAGAAGTTTTTCTAGGTAGGGAAATTACTCGTCACAAAGATTTTAGTGAGAAGACTGCGCAAAAAATTGATGAAGAAGTTTCAACGATCATCGAAAAATGTATGAAGCGGGCTGAAAAAACCTTAAAAGAAAATATTAATCATCTCCATAGGATCGCAAAATGTCTTCTCGATAGAGAAATACTTGATGGCGAAGAAATTGATAAGCTGCTAAAGGGCGAAGAATTGCCTCCGGTCGTTAAGAAAGAAAATAACGATACTGACGTTCCTGACCATGTGAAAAAGTTAATGGACTCACGCAATCCAAAAAGTGATGCAGCTGAATCAAAGCCAGTTGAAAAAAAAATTAAGGAGCCGAAGCAATAGGCAAATTTCTACATGAATGATTCTGCCGCAACGATTGATTATAAAAGCGAGATAATTCGGAAGCTCATCCATTTGATGTCGCTTTCGATGCCAATAATCTATTTCTATATTTCTAAAGAAACTGCATTATATATTTTAATTCCGCTGACACTCGCATTTTTAGTTGTTGATGTTATTCGATATTACAATCCGCATGTTGGAAGTCTTTTTTATACAATTTTCGGTTTCCTCTTAAGAAAACACGAACGTGATGAAAAGAAAAAACGACTTAATGGAGCAACAAATATTTTAATTTCTGCAATTATCTGTGTTTTAATTTTCCCGAAACTTTTATTTGTAACCGCATTTGCTGTCTTGATTGTATCAGATATTTCATCTGCTTTGATGGGAAGAAAATTCGGGAAGAAAAGATTTTTAGCTAAAAGTCTTGTTGGATTTAATGCATTCATCATTTCAGGGCTTATTGTAGTTCTATTTACTCCAAAAGTTGATTACTTAACCTCTGAATATTTTATCGGCTTTGTGGGAGTTTTTTTTGGAGGATTGGCAGAATCGTCCCACTTAAAAATTGATGACAACCTTTCCGTTCCGATTTCAATTGGTGTAGTTATGTGGATTCTATATGCGCTTCTTTTACCTTCAATAAATGTTTATCATTTTGGATAAGAATATGAAAAAAATTTTAATTGCATTTTTGTTAGTT
This Ignavibacteria bacterium DNA region includes the following protein-coding sequences:
- the tilS gene encoding tRNA lysidine(34) synthetase TilS, which translates into the protein MKSLIEKVKKFIDKNGLVENGDTILVALSGGPDSVAMLLILNQLRKKYDLKISAAHLNHSLRGKDSDEDEKFVKRLCKTLQIELHTSKVNVKFYSKAKKIGIEEASRELRYEFLNRISKETKASKIATAHTADDNIETVLLNIVRGTGLKGIAGIPLRRNKIIRPILCLSKEEILKYLDEVDAKFRIDNTNKENIFRRNIIRNKVVSVLKEINPNLPETLLRFSHLIRQYEKYFDSHTKQMQGFITESGDSIVLDISKRIDYFETIMMHLLVQRIEQKFDIQPTFSELERVMLLKTQSKGTTIEMSGGLKAVREERSIVIKKSNGPSFDGKTLHIGKRLSGTYFSFDTKLSEEKHLLNQDRFSEVIDFSKVKHGLFLRKWKMGDKIQPLGMKGMKKVSDLLTNSKILHSVRKNILVLCDGSEIIWVCGVRLSDKYKISKSTRKFLHTKIRYEFELQ
- the hpt gene encoding hypoxanthine phosphoribosyltransferase; amino-acid sequence: MSYNSDKIHIDGDVFEVLLSEEKIGSRVAELGKQLSKDYKDSLPIFIGVLNGSVIFFADLIRNISIDCEVDFLKLSSYGDAKISSGKVTLLKELNCQIENRDIVIVEDIVDTGLSIDYMKKLIEDHNPRSIKVVTLLHKSEATKYNVKLDYIGFIIPNKFVIGYGLDHSQKYRNLKSIYALINGK
- a CDS encoding ATP-dependent metallopeptidase FtsH/Yme1/Tma family protein; this translates as MSEEQKKQDNKKEQKNLFQNKGKKPEFKKGNENFDWSKILRLVFGWGGVIVAAIIVMQMFRSNEVSEVEINYPEYLRLLNEDKIESAVISKSEINNYYFHGKLKEEELLKVTKDRSVKSKKFMVFIPEAGSVENINLWKEKKIDFTFEEKDSSWWTAILTILPWIIIFGVWILIMRRMQGGGGGSRGIFNFGKSRAKVFNENMPKVTFKDVAGADEAKYELQEIIEFLKEPNKFQALGGRIPRGVLLLGPPGTGKTLLARAVAGEAGVPFFSISGADFVEMFVGVGASRVRDLFEQGKKSAPCLVFIDEIDAVGRQRGAGLGGGHDEREQTLNQLLIEMDGFEQNSGVIIIAATNRPDILDPALLRPGRFDRQVVVDRPDVKGREGILKVHTRKIPLGPDVDVAVLAKGTPGLSGADLANLVNEAALLAARKSKKQVEMNDFEEAKDKVMMGMERKSLIISEKEKEMTAYHETGHVLVAKMIPEADPVHKVTIIPRGRALGVTTYLPIDEKHTYSKAYLEAMITYALGGRAAELLIFDQLTTGAGNDIERSTQIARKMVCEWGMSEKLGPLAYGSRDEEVFLGREITRHKDFSEKTAQKIDEEVSTIIEKCMKRAEKTLKENINHLHRIAKCLLDREILDGEEIDKLLKGEELPPVVKKENNDTDVPDHVKKLMDSRNPKSDAAESKPVEKKIKEPKQ
- a CDS encoding dolichol kinase codes for the protein MNDSAATIDYKSEIIRKLIHLMSLSMPIIYFYISKETALYILIPLTLAFLVVDVIRYYNPHVGSLFYTIFGFLLRKHERDEKKKRLNGATNILISAIICVLIFPKLLFVTAFAVLIVSDISSALMGRKFGKKRFLAKSLVGFNAFIISGLIVVLFTPKVDYLTSEYFIGFVGVFFGGLAESSHLKIDDNLSVPISIGVVMWILYALLLPSINVYHFG